In the genome of Kitasatospora cathayae, one region contains:
- a CDS encoding FmdB family zinc ribbon protein — translation MPTYQYQCTECGSGLEAVQKFTDEALTTCPDCQGRLRKVFSAVGVVFKGSGFYRTDSRSSSSSSVGAGSSAGSSTSSSTSGSSGSSSASSSSSSTSSSSSPAPAAS, via the coding sequence GTGCCCACGTACCAGTACCAGTGCACCGAGTGCGGCAGCGGCCTGGAGGCGGTGCAGAAGTTCACCGACGAGGCGCTGACCACGTGCCCCGACTGCCAGGGACGGCTCCGCAAGGTCTTCTCGGCCGTGGGCGTCGTGTTCAAGGGCTCGGGCTTCTACCGGACCGACAGCCGCTCGTCCTCCAGCAGCTCGGTGGGCGCGGGCTCGTCCGCCGGCTCCTCGACGTCGTCGTCGACCTCGGGGTCGTCCGGCTCGTCGAGCGCTTCCAGCAGCTCCAGCTCGACCAGCTCGTCCAGCAGCCCGGCTCCGGCAGCGAGCTGA
- the mscL gene encoding large conductance mechanosensitive channel protein MscL — MKGFKEFLLRGNVVELAVAVVIGAAFTNIVNAFVKGVINPIVGVFGTKDLASYSSCLKGPCTVSATGEVTSGILILWGSVLSAALQFLITAAVVYFVLIVPMNRMAARRKSATEVAAEAEAKEVQLLTEIRDALVTAR; from the coding sequence ATGAAGGGCTTCAAGGAATTCCTGCTGCGTGGAAATGTCGTCGAACTCGCCGTCGCCGTGGTGATCGGCGCGGCCTTCACCAACATCGTCAACGCCTTCGTCAAGGGCGTGATCAATCCGATCGTCGGCGTCTTCGGGACCAAGGACCTGGCGTCCTACAGTTCCTGCCTCAAGGGGCCCTGCACGGTGAGCGCCACCGGTGAGGTCACGTCCGGAATCCTCATCCTGTGGGGGTCGGTGCTCAGCGCCGCCCTGCAGTTCCTGATCACCGCGGCCGTCGTCTACTTCGTCCTGATCGTCCCGATGAACCGGATGGCGGCCAGGCGCAAGAGCGCCACCGAGGTGGCGGCCGAGGCCGAGGCCAAGGAGGTCCAACTGCTGACCGAGATCCGCGACGCGCTGGTCACGGCGCGCTAG
- a CDS encoding sigma-70 family RNA polymerase sigma factor, which yields MATRAVVRDRADRTRAARPTNLEADRDLVGMYLDEIARTPLLDAAEEVELSLRIEAGVYAQHMLDEGELPDGVTREELEAIAADAERAKDVFIRSNLRLVVAVARRYPRSGLPLLDLIQEGNAGLVRAVEKFDYAKGFKFSTYATWWIRQAITRSIADQSRTIRLPVHLVEELGRIRRVQREKSKELGREAEPAEIAAELDTTEARIKDVLDWARDPVSLNMSVDDEGETQFGDLVEDTGATSPEDAVMVMLRREELDDLIGRLDDRTASIIRSRYGMEDGRERTLTEVGKQHGLTRERIRQIEKHALAELKKIADHAGFEAA from the coding sequence ATGGCCACCCGTGCCGTCGTTCGCGACAGGGCCGACCGGACTCGCGCGGCCCGCCCGACCAACCTCGAGGCCGACCGTGACCTGGTCGGTATGTACCTCGACGAGATCGCCAGGACGCCCCTGCTCGATGCCGCCGAGGAGGTCGAGCTCTCGCTGCGGATCGAGGCCGGCGTGTACGCCCAGCACATGCTGGACGAGGGCGAACTCCCCGACGGCGTCACGCGCGAGGAGCTGGAGGCGATAGCCGCCGACGCCGAGCGTGCCAAGGACGTCTTCATCCGCTCGAACCTCCGCCTGGTCGTGGCGGTCGCGCGCCGCTACCCGCGCAGCGGGCTGCCGCTGCTCGACCTGATCCAGGAGGGCAACGCCGGCCTGGTGCGCGCCGTCGAGAAGTTCGACTACGCCAAGGGTTTCAAGTTCTCCACCTACGCGACCTGGTGGATCCGACAGGCGATCACCCGCTCGATCGCCGACCAGTCCCGCACCATCCGGCTGCCCGTGCACCTGGTCGAGGAACTCGGCCGGATCCGCCGGGTGCAGCGGGAGAAGTCCAAGGAGCTGGGCCGCGAGGCGGAGCCGGCCGAGATCGCGGCCGAGCTGGACACCACCGAGGCCCGGATCAAGGACGTGCTGGACTGGGCGCGGGACCCGGTCAGCCTCAACATGTCGGTCGACGACGAGGGCGAGACCCAGTTCGGTGACCTGGTCGAGGACACCGGGGCGACGTCCCCCGAGGACGCCGTGATGGTGATGCTCCGCCGGGAGGAGCTGGACGACCTGATCGGGCGGCTGGACGACCGTACGGCCTCGATCATCCGCTCCCGCTACGGCATGGAGGACGGCCGCGAGCGCACCCTCACCGAGGTGGGCAAGCAGCACGGCCTCACCCGTGAGCGGATCCGGCAGATCGAGAAGCACGCCCTGGCCGAGCTGAAGAAGATCGCCGACCACGCGGGCTTCGAGGCCGCCTGA
- a CDS encoding phosphatase PAP2 family protein: MHLTNSTTSVTVRHRRLLRDASLALGCAALFGLLAALVMDHWHPLYQFDQDWISELHDYAREHRIWTAAVQTLSDIGGPVTMRALLGIAAAWLWLIGARVLAGWVAAQALVGWGAQWALKLAVDRQRPAFSDPVSHAGGPAFPSGHAMASAITCAVLVGLLWYRVDRRGRTAACAVATATVLTIGWTRTALGVHWPSDVVAGWLAAGVVLGAVTAAIELWRPGALARDVRRVNWRTRPRVQRVIVPPVRAPRTDDPLDGAELDGARLSGVGWDEPGLDGPADRPDEPVR, translated from the coding sequence ATGCACCTGACCAACAGCACGACTTCCGTCACCGTGCGTCATCGCCGCCTCCTTCGGGACGCGTCGCTCGCGCTGGGCTGCGCCGCGCTGTTCGGCCTCCTGGCGGCGTTGGTGATGGACCACTGGCACCCCCTGTACCAGTTCGACCAGGACTGGATCAGCGAACTCCACGACTACGCGCGGGAACACCGGATCTGGACCGCCGCGGTGCAGACCCTCTCCGACATCGGCGGCCCGGTCACGATGCGTGCACTCCTCGGCATCGCGGCCGCCTGGCTCTGGCTGATCGGCGCCCGGGTGCTGGCCGGCTGGGTGGCCGCCCAGGCCCTGGTCGGCTGGGGCGCTCAATGGGCGCTCAAGCTGGCCGTCGACCGGCAGCGGCCCGCCTTCTCCGACCCGGTCTCGCACGCCGGCGGCCCGGCCTTCCCCTCCGGGCACGCGATGGCCTCGGCGATCACCTGCGCCGTCCTGGTCGGCCTGCTCTGGTACCGGGTGGACCGCCGCGGCCGCACCGCCGCCTGCGCGGTGGCCACCGCCACGGTGCTGACCATCGGCTGGACCCGGACCGCCCTGGGCGTGCACTGGCCCAGCGACGTGGTCGCGGGCTGGCTGGCCGCCGGCGTCGTCCTGGGCGCGGTGACCGCCGCGATCGAACTCTGGCGGCCGGGCGCACTGGCCCGTGACGTACGGCGGGTCAACTGGCGCACCAGGCCCCGGGTCCAGCGGGTCATCGTCCCGCCCGTCCGAGCGCCACGGACGGACGATCCGCTGGACGGCGCCGAGTTGGACGGCGCGCGGCTCAGCGGCGTCGGGTGGGACGAGCCGGGGCTGGACGGCCCCGCCGACCGCCCGGACGAGCCGGTCCGCTGA
- a CDS encoding D-alanyl-D-alanine carboxypeptidase family protein — MGESPDRVLRDGEREQDRERERTGTPAAGASAGAGSANASAETSADATAEVPADAPKAGAEGGSTVQLRVQDVDSRTTMLRLPVDNKTTALRLPAELVKPAGDDSSEDAAGEKGEASKADGAKGAAERPPAADPRLAMRTTAAVAEKAGADADTPDADTDADAAGKADSPEQDAPAEADSPSDADSDADSDAGSDTDAGTDSPAATTATVALTKNGQPGQQADEPGQSDRTEKLEKLKPLRAAAPTAGTVPEPPEPTPAPEPTPVPEPGPEPHPEPRPLPEPEPTPGPAPLPGPAPKPTPGPGPAPTPLPEPDPRPVPPVPPLPRPEPLPRPEPLPSRQPAPQPQPQPAPQPQPSPSPETTAEAMEVLATLNARPVSPLRRALKRITIWTVFLAVVLGAVVVAQLLRPLPDPKMRMTTAGGFSFSGDQLDLAWPAKGQSAAEVVGVGSLGSSGQETPASIASVTKVMNAYLILQKYPLKKGESGPTIKVDKQAAQESGNADESRVTLVENQELTEYQALELLMLPSANNVARLLARFHSGSEEAFVKLMNDTAAKLGMTNTIYADPAGFNADTKSTAKDQLKLAEQVMKDDIFRQIVSTPDTTFNNVKISNTNNLINPKTGVIGVKTGSSTPAGGCLMWAAYKDIGGVKRLILGVTLGQQATSANPGDGILPTVLKVSGKQIQAAQNGLTGQTVVKKGEVVGTVDDGLGGKAPVVATKDLVVAGFPGVTGTITLDPTAIHHTEKAGKEVGNLTVGAGDNRTTVPVALQSDLNPPSIQSRLLRLL, encoded by the coding sequence GTGGGCGAGTCCCCCGACAGGGTGCTGAGGGACGGCGAGCGGGAGCAGGACCGCGAACGCGAACGGACCGGTACGCCGGCTGCCGGGGCGTCAGCCGGGGCCGGTTCCGCGAATGCGTCTGCGGAGACGTCGGCCGACGCCACGGCCGAGGTACCCGCCGACGCGCCGAAGGCAGGCGCCGAGGGCGGTTCGACCGTACAGCTCCGTGTCCAGGATGTGGACAGCCGGACGACGATGCTGCGGCTGCCGGTGGACAACAAGACCACTGCGCTGCGGCTGCCCGCGGAGCTGGTGAAGCCTGCGGGCGACGACAGTTCCGAGGATGCGGCGGGGGAGAAGGGGGAAGCGTCGAAGGCTGACGGGGCGAAGGGAGCTGCCGAGCGGCCGCCCGCCGCCGACCCGCGTCTCGCCATGCGGACGACTGCGGCGGTGGCGGAGAAGGCCGGCGCCGACGCCGACACGCCCGATGCCGACACCGACGCCGACGCCGCCGGGAAGGCCGACTCGCCGGAGCAGGACGCTCCCGCCGAAGCTGACTCCCCCTCGGACGCGGACTCGGACGCGGACTCGGACGCGGGCTCGGACACCGATGCCGGCACCGACTCTCCCGCAGCCACCACCGCAACCGTCGCACTGACCAAGAACGGGCAGCCAGGTCAGCAGGCGGACGAACCGGGCCAGTCGGACCGGACCGAGAAGCTGGAGAAGCTCAAGCCGCTGCGCGCCGCCGCCCCCACCGCCGGGACGGTGCCCGAGCCCCCGGAGCCCACCCCGGCGCCCGAGCCGACCCCCGTCCCGGAGCCGGGGCCCGAGCCGCACCCGGAGCCCAGGCCCCTCCCCGAACCCGAGCCGACCCCGGGCCCCGCACCGCTGCCCGGCCCCGCCCCGAAGCCGACGCCGGGCCCCGGCCCCGCCCCGACGCCGCTGCCCGAGCCGGACCCGCGGCCGGTGCCGCCCGTCCCGCCGCTGCCCCGGCCCGAGCCGTTGCCCCGGCCCGAGCCGCTGCCCTCCCGGCAACCCGCTCCCCAGCCGCAGCCGCAGCCCGCTCCGCAGCCTCAGCCCTCGCCCTCGCCGGAGACCACGGCCGAGGCGATGGAGGTGCTGGCCACCCTCAACGCCCGCCCGGTCTCGCCGCTGCGGCGCGCGCTCAAGCGGATCACCATCTGGACGGTGTTCCTGGCCGTGGTGCTCGGCGCGGTGGTGGTGGCCCAGCTGCTGCGCCCGCTGCCGGACCCGAAGATGCGGATGACCACCGCGGGCGGCTTCAGCTTCTCCGGCGACCAGCTCGACCTCGCCTGGCCGGCCAAGGGCCAGTCCGCCGCCGAGGTGGTCGGCGTCGGCAGCCTCGGCAGCTCGGGCCAGGAGACGCCGGCCTCGATCGCCAGCGTCACCAAGGTGATGAACGCCTACCTGATCCTGCAGAAGTACCCGCTGAAGAAGGGCGAGAGCGGTCCGACGATCAAGGTCGACAAGCAGGCCGCGCAGGAGTCCGGCAACGCCGACGAGTCCCGGGTGACGCTCGTCGAGAACCAGGAGCTCACCGAGTACCAGGCGCTGGAACTGTTGATGCTGCCGTCCGCCAACAACGTGGCCCGGCTGCTCGCCCGCTTCCACTCCGGCTCCGAGGAGGCGTTCGTCAAGCTGATGAACGACACCGCGGCCAAGCTCGGCATGACCAACACCATCTACGCCGACCCGGCGGGATTCAACGCGGACACCAAGTCCACCGCGAAGGACCAGCTGAAGCTGGCCGAGCAGGTCATGAAGGACGACATCTTCCGGCAGATCGTCTCCACCCCGGACACCACGTTCAACAACGTGAAGATCTCCAACACCAACAACCTGATCAACCCGAAGACCGGCGTCATCGGGGTCAAGACCGGCTCCAGCACCCCGGCCGGCGGCTGCCTGATGTGGGCCGCCTACAAGGACATCGGCGGCGTGAAGCGGCTGATCCTCGGCGTCACCCTGGGCCAGCAGGCCACCTCGGCCAACCCGGGCGACGGCATCCTGCCCACCGTGCTCAAGGTCAGCGGCAAGCAGATCCAGGCCGCGCAGAACGGGCTCACCGGCCAGACCGTGGTGAAGAAGGGCGAAGTCGTCGGCACCGTGGACGACGGGCTCGGCGGCAAGGCCCCGGTCGTCGCGACCAAGGACCTCGTGGTGGCCGGCTTCCCGGGCGTCACCGGCACCATCACCCTTGACCCGACCGCGATCCACCACACCGAGAAGGCGGGCAAGGAGGTCGGCAACCTGACCGTCGGCGCGGGCGACAACAGGACGACGGTCCCGGTGGCCCTCCAGTCCGACCTCAACCCGCCGTCCATCCAGTCCCGCCTGCTGCGCCTCCTCTGA
- a CDS encoding GOLPH3/VPS74 family protein yields MGKSRRTVPEELLLLALDPTTGTTAQPQTLDLGLAGAQLVELSLAGRIVPEGDRIAVVLARPTGDPTLDHALELLRRRGSPVRAAHWIGGPRLGLRQTYLAHLERCGMVTAVPGQVCGVLPTTRYQASDDCTNAAIKQRLDTAIRTGVPPDPRTAALAALAHSVGLGKHLYPGNEGRSSRSRLRDLIRYDPLGGMVAHAVMDVQNGLPAQQNRSSQGSGASTGRSGARAAGRTSGGRVAAPRVAVR; encoded by the coding sequence ATGGGCAAGAGCCGCAGAACTGTTCCTGAGGAACTCTTGCTGCTCGCTTTGGACCCGACCACGGGTACCACGGCGCAGCCGCAGACCCTCGACCTCGGACTCGCCGGGGCGCAGCTCGTCGAGCTGTCCCTGGCCGGACGGATCGTACCGGAGGGCGACCGGATCGCCGTCGTGCTCGCACGGCCGACCGGCGACCCGACCCTCGACCACGCACTGGAGCTGCTGCGCCGACGCGGCAGTCCGGTCCGCGCGGCGCACTGGATCGGCGGGCCCCGGCTGGGGCTGCGGCAGACGTACCTGGCGCACCTGGAACGCTGCGGCATGGTCACGGCCGTGCCGGGTCAGGTGTGCGGGGTGCTGCCGACGACCCGGTACCAGGCGTCCGACGACTGCACCAACGCCGCGATCAAGCAGCGGCTGGACACCGCGATCCGCACCGGCGTACCGCCGGACCCGCGGACGGCCGCGCTCGCGGCCCTCGCCCACTCGGTGGGGCTGGGCAAGCACCTGTACCCGGGCAACGAGGGCCGGTCCTCACGGTCGCGGCTGCGCGACCTGATCCGGTACGACCCGCTGGGCGGGATGGTCGCGCACGCCGTGATGGACGTGCAGAACGGCCTGCCGGCACAGCAGAACCGTTCTTCCCAGGGTTCCGGGGCCAGTACCGGTCGCTCCGGCGCCCGCGCCGCGGGGCGGACCTCGGGCGGGCGGGTCGCCGCTCCGCGGGTCGCGGTCCGCTGA
- a CDS encoding helix-turn-helix domain-containing protein — protein sequence MSANINPTVRRRRLGSELRKLREGLGMTAEEVAGRLMVSQSKISRLENGRRSISQRDVRDLCDVYNVADEQMRNSLMEMAKESRQRGWWHDFNDMPTPYSVYIGLEAEASSIRAYESSFVPGLLQTEQYAQAVVEGTQPDTDANAVQRRVQVRMKRQERIQGENQLGSLWTVIDEAALRREVGSREIMARQLQQMLELSLRPNITIQVIPFSHGAHPGMTGTFSLLEFPESADSTVVYFEGVTSDLYLEKEADVRRYTGLYDYLRAAALGVAESRSLIADIEKGYHE from the coding sequence GTGTCCGCGAACATCAATCCCACCGTGCGCCGCCGACGGCTCGGCTCGGAGCTGCGCAAGCTCCGCGAGGGCCTCGGGATGACGGCGGAGGAGGTGGCCGGCCGTCTGATGGTCTCCCAGTCGAAGATCAGCCGACTGGAGAACGGCCGCCGCAGCATCAGCCAGCGCGACGTGCGCGACCTCTGCGACGTCTACAACGTGGCCGACGAGCAGATGCGCAACAGCCTGATGGAGATGGCCAAGGAGTCCCGCCAGCGCGGCTGGTGGCACGACTTCAACGACATGCCGACTCCGTACAGCGTCTACATCGGCCTGGAGGCCGAGGCCTCCTCGATCCGCGCGTACGAGTCCTCGTTCGTCCCCGGTCTGCTGCAGACCGAGCAGTACGCGCAGGCTGTGGTCGAGGGCACCCAGCCGGACACCGACGCGAACGCGGTGCAGCGCCGGGTGCAGGTGCGGATGAAGCGCCAGGAGCGCATCCAGGGCGAGAACCAGCTCGGCAGCCTGTGGACCGTCATAGACGAGGCGGCGCTGCGCCGCGAGGTGGGCAGCCGCGAGATCATGGCCCGCCAGCTGCAGCAGATGCTGGAGCTGAGCCTGCGCCCGAACATCACCATCCAGGTGATCCCGTTCTCGCACGGCGCCCATCCCGGCATGACCGGGACATTCTCCCTGCTGGAGTTCCCGGAGTCAGCCGATTCCACGGTTGTCTACTTCGAAGGTGTGACGAGTGATCTCTACCTGGAGAAGGAGGCGGACGTGCGCCGCTATACCGGTCTCTACGACTACCTGAGAGCGGCCGCACTCGGTGTCGCGGAGAGCCGGTCGCTGATAGCCGACATCGAAAAGGGATACCACGAATGA
- a CDS encoding DUF397 domain-containing protein — MITPAEHGTRWRKSSHSGGQGACVEIAGPAAGAVAVRDSKDPAGPQLRFSTEAWNAFAAAVAAGAFGEV; from the coding sequence ATGATCACCCCCGCCGAGCACGGAACCCGTTGGCGCAAGAGCAGTCACAGTGGAGGCCAGGGCGCCTGCGTGGAGATCGCCGGACCGGCCGCGGGAGCGGTCGCCGTACGGGACTCCAAGGACCCGGCGGGCCCGCAGCTGCGCTTCTCCACCGAGGCCTGGAACGCGTTCGCGGCGGCCGTCGCGGCGGGGGCCTTCGGCGAGGTCTGA
- a CDS encoding ADP-ribosylglycohydrolase family protein → MPLWSRAQQQDFRSRVRGCLLGGAIGDALGAGVEFEPLEKIRAQHGPQGVTGYVPAYGRTGAVTDDTQLSLFTVDGLIRAHIRRDTGSWHPPTDLHLAYLRWAATQRDWGPDERRPDLGWLGREEWLYAQRAPGQGCLTGLSGPDGERLGTLERPKNPHSKASGTVVRAAPFGLLTTWEPGLVFQLAVECSVLTHGHPTGYLAAGALAVIVQSVARGGTLEEGVHLALALLSERQAHEETTAALRAALDAVRAGEPSAERVEALGEGWVAEEALAIAVYCALVAHDVRSGLLLAVNHSGDSDSTGAICGNLLGVLHGDTALPPGLVAGLEGRGAILELADDFALELMHGTELHDRHTPEGADWAARYPVAH, encoded by the coding sequence ATGCCACTGTGGTCACGCGCCCAGCAGCAGGACTTCCGCAGCCGGGTGCGCGGCTGCCTGCTCGGCGGTGCCATCGGTGACGCGCTCGGCGCCGGCGTCGAGTTCGAGCCGCTGGAGAAGATCCGGGCCCAGCACGGCCCGCAGGGCGTCACCGGCTACGTCCCCGCGTACGGCCGCACCGGCGCCGTCACCGACGACACCCAACTCAGCCTGTTCACGGTGGACGGCCTGATCCGCGCCCACATCCGGCGCGACACCGGCAGCTGGCACCCGCCCACCGACCTGCACCTGGCCTACCTGCGCTGGGCCGCCACCCAGCGCGACTGGGGCCCGGACGAGCGCCGCCCGGACCTCGGCTGGCTCGGCCGCGAGGAGTGGCTGTACGCCCAGCGCGCCCCCGGCCAGGGCTGCCTGACCGGCCTCTCCGGGCCGGACGGCGAGCGGCTCGGCACCCTGGAACGGCCCAAGAACCCGCACTCCAAGGCCAGCGGCACGGTGGTGCGGGCGGCGCCGTTCGGGCTGCTCACCACCTGGGAACCGGGCCTCGTCTTCCAACTCGCGGTGGAGTGCTCGGTGCTCACCCACGGCCACCCCACGGGCTACCTCGCGGCGGGCGCGCTCGCGGTGATCGTCCAGTCCGTGGCGCGCGGCGGCACCCTGGAGGAGGGCGTCCACCTGGCGCTGGCCCTGCTCTCCGAGCGGCAGGCGCACGAGGAGACCACCGCCGCGCTGCGGGCCGCGCTGGACGCGGTGCGGGCGGGCGAGCCGTCCGCCGAGCGGGTCGAGGCGCTGGGGGAGGGCTGGGTCGCCGAGGAGGCGCTGGCCATCGCGGTCTACTGCGCGCTGGTCGCCCACGACGTGCGCTCGGGGCTGCTGCTGGCCGTCAACCACTCCGGGGACAGCGACTCCACCGGCGCGATCTGCGGCAACCTGCTCGGGGTGCTGCACGGCGACACGGCGCTGCCACCGGGTCTGGTGGCCGGACTGGAGGGGCGCGGCGCGATCCTCGAACTCGCCGATGACTTCGCGCTGGAGCTGATGCACGGCACCGAACTCCACGACCGGCACACCCCGGAGGGCGCCGACTGGGCCGCCCGCTATCCGGTGGCACACTGA
- a CDS encoding bifunctional FO biosynthesis protein CofGH codes for MDGTVTDASNPPTANAMRRALRRARDGVALDLTEAAVLLQASGEDLRDLCASAARVRDAGLEAAGRPGVITYSKSVFIPLTRLCRDKCHYCTFATVPGKLRRAGHGMFMSPDEVLEVARRGAELGCKEALITLGDKPEDRWPEAREWLDAHGYDDTIAYVRAMSIRILEETGLLPHLNPGVLSWTDFQRLKPVSASMGMMLETTATRLWSEPGGPHHGSPDKEPAVRLRVLEDAGRSSVPFTSGLLIGIGETHQERAESLFALRRVSRAYHGVQELILQNFRAKPDTAMRGMPDAELDELVATVAVARHLLGPTACLQAPPNLVDGEYERLIAAGIDDWGGVSPLTPDHVNPERPWPQIERLAERSAAAGFELRERLAVYPEYVLRGEPWLDPRVLPHVRALADPATGLANPDATVQGHPWQEPEDLPEAYGRTDLHTAIDTEGRTGDRRADFEDVYGDWEVLREQVLANGAPERLAGDLREALAVAADDPTRLTDDQALALFHADGPALDALCRIADAVRRDAVGDDVTYCVTRNINFTNVCYTGCRFCAFAQRRTDADAYTLSLEQVAERAAQAWEVGATEVCMQGGIHPDLPGTAYFDIARAVKERVPGIHVHAFSPMEVVNGATRTGLSIRDWLQRAKESGLDTIPGTAAEILDDEVRWVLTKGKLPAATWVEVVTTAHELGIRSSSTMMYGHVDTPAHWLGHLRLLAEIQQRSLENGTGGFTEFVTLPFVHTNAPVYLAGIARPGPTARDNRAVVAMARLLLHPHIPNIQTSWVKLGAEGAAEMLRSGANDLGGTLMEETISRMAGSAYGSYKSVRDLQAIAEAAGRPHRQRTTLYGEVPAERRAAALASDGHLPELLPVLD; via the coding sequence ATGGACGGAACCGTCACGGACGCAAGCAACCCCCCGACCGCGAACGCGATGCGGCGCGCTCTGCGCCGCGCCCGGGACGGCGTCGCCCTCGACCTGACCGAGGCCGCCGTGCTGCTCCAGGCCAGCGGCGAGGACCTGCGCGACCTGTGCGCCAGTGCCGCCCGGGTGCGCGACGCCGGCCTGGAGGCGGCCGGCCGCCCCGGCGTCATCACCTACTCCAAGAGCGTCTTCATCCCGCTCACCCGGCTCTGCCGCGACAAGTGCCACTACTGCACCTTCGCCACCGTCCCCGGCAAGCTGCGCCGGGCCGGGCACGGGATGTTCATGTCCCCGGACGAGGTGCTGGAGGTGGCCCGGCGCGGGGCCGAACTCGGCTGCAAGGAAGCCCTGATCACGCTCGGCGACAAGCCCGAGGACCGCTGGCCCGAGGCCCGCGAGTGGCTGGACGCGCACGGCTACGACGACACCATCGCCTACGTCCGGGCGATGTCCATCCGCATCCTGGAGGAGACCGGCCTGCTCCCGCACCTCAACCCCGGGGTGCTGAGCTGGACGGACTTCCAGCGGCTCAAGCCGGTCTCCGCCTCGATGGGCATGATGCTGGAGACGACCGCCACCCGGCTGTGGAGCGAGCCCGGCGGCCCGCACCACGGCTCCCCGGACAAGGAACCGGCCGTCCGGCTGCGGGTGCTGGAGGACGCCGGCCGCAGCTCCGTCCCGTTCACCAGCGGCCTGCTGATCGGCATCGGCGAGACCCACCAGGAGCGCGCCGAGTCGCTGTTCGCGCTGCGCAGGGTCTCCCGGGCCTACCACGGCGTCCAGGAGCTGATCCTGCAGAACTTCCGCGCCAAGCCGGACACGGCGATGCGCGGCATGCCCGACGCCGAACTCGACGAGCTGGTCGCCACGGTGGCGGTCGCCCGGCACCTGCTGGGCCCCACCGCCTGCCTCCAGGCGCCGCCGAACCTGGTGGACGGCGAGTACGAGCGGCTGATCGCGGCCGGCATCGACGACTGGGGCGGCGTCTCCCCGCTCACCCCGGACCACGTCAACCCCGAGCGTCCCTGGCCGCAGATCGAGCGGCTGGCCGAACGGTCCGCCGCGGCCGGCTTCGAACTGCGCGAGCGCCTGGCCGTCTACCCCGAGTACGTGCTGCGCGGCGAACCCTGGCTGGATCCGCGGGTGCTGCCGCACGTCCGCGCCCTGGCCGACCCTGCCACCGGCCTGGCGAACCCGGACGCCACCGTCCAGGGCCACCCCTGGCAGGAGCCCGAGGACCTGCCGGAGGCGTACGGCCGGACCGACCTGCACACCGCGATCGACACCGAGGGCCGCACCGGCGACCGCCGGGCGGACTTCGAGGACGTGTACGGCGACTGGGAGGTGCTGCGCGAGCAGGTGCTGGCCAACGGCGCGCCCGAACGCCTCGCCGGGGACCTGCGGGAGGCCCTGGCGGTGGCCGCCGACGACCCGACCAGGCTCACCGACGACCAGGCGCTGGCGCTGTTCCACGCGGACGGCCCGGCCCTGGACGCCCTGTGCCGGATCGCCGACGCCGTCCGCCGCGACGCGGTCGGCGACGACGTCACCTACTGCGTCACCCGGAACATCAACTTCACCAACGTCTGCTACACCGGCTGCCGCTTCTGCGCCTTCGCCCAGCGCCGCACCGACGCCGACGCCTACACCCTCTCCCTGGAGCAGGTCGCCGAACGGGCCGCCCAGGCCTGGGAGGTGGGCGCCACCGAGGTGTGCATGCAGGGCGGCATCCACCCGGACCTGCCCGGCACCGCCTACTTCGACATCGCCCGGGCGGTGAAGGAGCGCGTCCCCGGCATCCACGTGCACGCCTTCTCCCCGATGGAGGTGGTCAACGGCGCGACCAGGACCGGCCTTTCGATCCGCGACTGGCTGCAGCGGGCCAAGGAGTCTGGTCTGGACACCATCCCGGGCACCGCCGCCGAGATCCTCGACGACGAGGTCCGCTGGGTGCTCACCAAGGGCAAGCTGCCGGCCGCCACCTGGGTCGAGGTGGTCACCACCGCGCACGAGCTGGGCATCCGCTCCTCGTCCACGATGATGTACGGGCACGTGGACACCCCCGCGCACTGGCTCGGCCACCTGCGGCTGCTCGCGGAGATCCAGCAGCGATCCCTTGAGAACGGCACGGGTGGTTTCACCGAGTTCGTCACCCTCCCGTTCGTCCACACCAACGCCCCGGTCTACCTGGCCGGCATCGCCCGCCCCGGCCCGACCGCCCGGGACAACCGCGCGGTGGTCGCCATGGCCCGGCTGCTGCTGCACCCGCACATCCCCAACATCCAGACCAGCTGGGTCAAGCTGGGCGCGGAGGGCGCGGCCGAGATGCTCCGCTCGGGCGCCAACGACCTCGGCGGCACGCTGATGGAGGAGACCATCTCGCGGATGGCCGGCTCGGCGTACGGCAGCTACAAGTCGGTGCGCGACCTCCAGGCGATCGCCGAGGCCGCGGGCCGACCGCACCGCCAGCGCACCACCCTCTACGGCGAGGTCCCGGCCGAGCGCCGGGCGGCGGCCCTGGCCTCGGACGGGCACCTGCCCGAGCTGCTGCCCGTCCTGGACTGA